A single genomic interval of Microbacterium sp. zg-Y1090 harbors:
- a CDS encoding acetate/propionate family kinase → MSVVLVVNSGSSSFKYQLVEPEDGHVLASGVVERIGQAMGATKHTVNFPSSSAGGEAVTATDATYRRELPIPDHTAGFAVMLEAFREWGPSLETSPPVAVGHRVVHGGARFFEPTLITSLVEINIDDLSVLAPLHNPGALQGIRAAKSAFPDLAHVAVFDTAFHQTLPPAAYTYAIDRDLAAAHRIRRYGFHGTSHKFVSRAAAEFLGRPLGELRQIVFHLGNGASVTAVDRGRSVETSMGLTPLEGLVMGTRSGDLDPAVLFQLARRASMSIDDLDDLLNKRSGVLGLAGVADMRDLEERVDAGDEDAILAFEVYLHRLRAYAGAYLAQLGGVDVITFTAGVGENSPSVREGALATLGFAGVKVDRERNETRARGIRVISTDDSPVTVLVVPTNEELEIARQALDVASSL, encoded by the coding sequence ATGAGCGTCGTACTGGTCGTCAACAGCGGATCGTCGTCGTTCAAGTACCAGCTGGTCGAACCCGAGGACGGCCACGTCCTGGCCTCGGGTGTCGTCGAGCGCATCGGCCAGGCCATGGGCGCCACCAAGCACACAGTGAACTTCCCGTCGTCGTCGGCGGGCGGGGAGGCGGTGACCGCGACGGATGCCACCTATCGCCGGGAGCTCCCCATCCCCGACCACACCGCCGGGTTCGCCGTCATGCTCGAGGCGTTTCGCGAGTGGGGGCCGTCGCTGGAGACGTCGCCGCCGGTGGCGGTGGGTCACCGGGTGGTCCATGGCGGGGCGCGCTTCTTCGAGCCGACCCTCATCACCTCGCTGGTGGAGATCAACATCGACGACCTGTCGGTGCTCGCGCCGCTGCACAACCCCGGCGCGCTCCAGGGCATCCGGGCGGCGAAGTCGGCCTTCCCCGACCTCGCCCACGTCGCGGTGTTCGACACCGCCTTCCACCAGACGCTGCCGCCGGCGGCGTACACCTACGCCATCGACCGGGACCTCGCCGCGGCTCACCGCATCCGCCGCTACGGGTTCCACGGCACGTCGCACAAGTTCGTCAGCCGCGCGGCGGCGGAGTTCCTCGGCCGCCCGCTGGGCGAGCTGCGCCAGATCGTCTTCCACCTCGGCAACGGCGCATCCGTCACCGCGGTCGACCGCGGCCGCTCGGTGGAGACATCGATGGGGCTCACCCCGCTCGAGGGCCTGGTCATGGGCACCCGCTCGGGCGACCTCGACCCGGCCGTGCTGTTCCAGCTCGCCCGGCGCGCGTCGATGTCGATCGACGACCTTGACGACCTGCTGAACAAGCGCAGCGGCGTGCTCGGGCTCGCCGGCGTCGCCGACATGCGCGACCTCGAGGAGCGCGTGGACGCCGGCGACGAGGACGCCATCCTGGCGTTCGAGGTGTACCTGCACCGGCTGCGCGCGTACGCGGGGGCGTACCTCGCTCAGCTCGGCGGCGTCGACGTGATCACGTTCACCGCCGGGGTGGGGGAGAACTCCCCGAGCGTGCGCGAGGGGGCGCTGGCCACCCTCGGATTCGCGGGTGTGAAGGTGGATCGCGAGCGCAACGAGACCCGCGCGCGCGGCATCCGCGTGATCTCCACCGACGACTCCCCGGTGACGGTGCTGGTGGTGCCCACGAACGAGGAACTGGAGATCGCGCGCCAGGCCCTCGACGTCGCATCGTCCCTCTGA